The Halorubrum sp. BV1 genome contains the following window.
AATACATAACCTTCCGTTGAGAGCGATTATCTATGGCCGATACTGATCCCGGGGATAGGACAGAGCACAAATCCCTGTATAAAACTGCGGTAGAGCAGTCACCCGATGGGATATTTGCCTTGACGAACGATTTGGAACTGGCGTTAGTGAATAGACGGATTGAATCATTAGCCGGTGTTGAACGAGAGGAGTTGGTCGGGAGCCACGCGTCGGTTTTCCGCGAAATTGGGCTCGTAGATGGAGCCAATTACGACCGGGCAATTGCCGCATGTAGAACGGTACTGGATGGTGACGCTGATTCGGAGCAATTTGAAATTCAACTCACGCCACAATCCGAACCGATCACCGCTGAGTATCGGGTTGAACGAGTGTCCCGCGAGGAGGAAAACGCGCTCTTGATTGGAGTGCTCCGGGACATCACCCCCCGGATCGAGCAACAAAAACAGATCAAACGCCAACGAAACGAGCTCAAAACGGTTAGTCAGATCCAGTCATTACTCCACAATATAATGAAATCACTCCCGTCAAGCACGACGAGAGCGGAAATTAATCAAGTTGTGTGTAATCAGCTCATTCAATCAAGCTTCTATGATGCTGCATGGATGGGATACAAAGGGCCTCAAGAAGAAGGAGTCAGAGGCATCTATACCGCAGGGGTGGAGCCTGGTCTCCAAGAGTTCATCACGACTCGTGAGATGGGCCGGGACGGAGCGTCAATTCTGAGCGAGGCGTTCGATACTGAACACATCCAAGTGATCAGTAGTCCGGCGACGGATCCGAGACTTCCCGATCAATTTCGAGATCAGCTTGTCCGCTATGGATATGAATCAGCGATTCTCGTCCCGCTCACAATCGATCATATGTCGTTTGGAGTATTAATGGCCGCAACCCATCGAAAGAATGCGTTCATCAGTCGGGAACGGATGGCGTTCGAAGCGTTAGGAGGTGTCGTTGAATTTGCGGTGAATGCCGTCGAGAACGTCCAATTACTGCAGGGGGCGAAAATGGTCGAACTCAGATTCCAGATACAGACGGGTGCGATCGCTGCAGACATCTCTGATACGTTCGATTGTGAGTGCTATCTTAATGGCATCTCACCCGCCCCTAACGACAACCTACGATGTTTTGTCTCCGTTGAGGATGCACCCACGGATGAGGTAGCTGTCTTTGCGGAACAACAAGCGGCGGTTCGAAGCGTCGAGGTGATCGACGAGTGGGAGTCGGGTGGGACGTTCGAGATCGTCTTGGGAACGTCCCCGTTGCAACCGCTCATTGACTCCGGGGTTTACATCGAGGGAGCTTCAGCGTCAGACGGAACCGCACACATATCAGTTCGTATCGGTGCAGATAGAGATCCGGTTGAGATCCTCGACAGGGTAGAATCGGTCTATCCGGAAATCGAACTCGTGAGCAAACAATTGGTAGAGGATACACGTCACCCCGTCTTTGAACTCAGTGGATGGGTAGGCGAACATCTCACGAGCAAACAACGTCAGGCGTTGGAGGAGGCGTACTTTCGGGGCTATTTCGAGTGGCCCCGCGAGAACACTGCAGAGGAGATCGCTGAAGCCCTAGGCGTCTCGTCCGCTACGTTTCACGCCCATCATCGCAAGGCGACTCAGAAACTCCTCTCAGCGG
Protein-coding sequences here:
- a CDS encoding bacterio-opsin activator domain-containing protein, producing MADTDPGDRTEHKSLYKTAVEQSPDGIFALTNDLELALVNRRIESLAGVEREELVGSHASVFREIGLVDGANYDRAIAACRTVLDGDADSEQFEIQLTPQSEPITAEYRVERVSREEENALLIGVLRDITPRIEQQKQIKRQRNELKTVSQIQSLLHNIMKSLPSSTTRAEINQVVCNQLIQSSFYDAAWMGYKGPQEEGVRGIYTAGVEPGLQEFITTREMGRDGASILSEAFDTEHIQVISSPATDPRLPDQFRDQLVRYGYESAILVPLTIDHMSFGVLMAATHRKNAFISRERMAFEALGGVVEFAVNAVENVQLLQGAKMVELRFQIQTGAIAADISDTFDCECYLNGISPAPNDNLRCFVSVEDAPTDEVAVFAEQQAAVRSVEVIDEWESGGTFEIVLGTSPLQPLIDSGVYIEGASASDGTAHISVRIGADRDPVEILDRVESVYPEIELVSKQLVEDTRHPVFELSGWVGEHLTSKQRQALEEAYFRGYFEWPRENTAEEIAEALGVSSATFHAHHRKATQKLLSAVFEKSTEREM